From Anaerolineales bacterium:
CTCGGCGATTCCCGCCCCGGCTGACGCTCCGATATTGATCCCGACGTTGAAGGACTGCGCTCCATAGGCACCCGTGAGCACTACCAGCGCCAGCCCGGAGAGCTGCATCAATTCCGCCTGGGCCGAGGGCTCGAGGTCGACAATCGTCGGCACATGTTGATACGGGACGACCATCATGTGGCCGTTGGTGTAGGGGAAGCGGTTGAGGATGACGAAAGCGTGCTGGGCCCGGTGAACGACCAAGTTCTCGGCGTTGTCGGGCTGGGC
This genomic window contains:
- a CDS encoding HIT domain-containing protein yields the protein MNRIWAPWRMPYIESADGTRATCLFCDCLAQPDNAENLVVHRAQHAFVILNRFPYTNGHMMVVPYQHVPTIVDLEPSAQAELMQLSGLALVVLTGAYGAQSFNVGINIGASAGAGIAEHVHVHVVPRWAGDTNFMATTAHTRVIPEDLTRTYQRLNDEWQSLTRGDGRPIGSPGAD